A single window of Serinus canaria isolate serCan28SL12 chromosome 14, serCan2020, whole genome shotgun sequence DNA harbors:
- the LOC103817855 gene encoding cytochrome P450 3A9-like encodes MNLLPSFSTETWALILLFVALLLAYGIWPFGLFKKLGIPGPRPLPFFGTSLEYRKGFMQFDQECFKKYGKVWGIYDGRQPTLAVTDPQIIKSVLVKDCYTTFTNRRRTELAGVLTNAISLAEDDHWKRLRTVLSPTFTSGKLKEMFPIMKHYGEALVKNVQKQVKEDSSISVKDTFGSYSMDVVTSTSFGVNIDSMNNPKDPFVREMKKLVKFDFFNPVFILSFAFPFLIPIMAKMNVNIFPSDAVDFFMRSLTKIKQDREKEAHKGRVDFLQLMIEHQRSASQGNSEANNSYKALTDTDVLAQAFIFIFAGYEPTSNTLGFLAYELAMHPDVQEKVLQEIDTVLPNKAPLTYEAIMKLEYLDMTLSETLRIYPLGGRIERACKKDVEINGVTIPKGVVVTIPPYVLHRDPEYWPNPEEFRPERFSKENKESMDPYTYLPFGAGPRNCIGMRFALLILKVAIVSLLQHFTFQTCKETQIPIKLSSVGLLTPEKPIILKIVPRTSTEPAEN; translated from the exons ATGAACCTTCTGCCTTCTTTCTCTACAGAAACATGGGCCCTTATACTTCTTTTCGTGGCCCTCCTGCTAGC ATATGGGATCTGGCCATTTGGTCTGTTCAAGAAGTTGGGCATTCCCGGGCCAAGACCTCTGCCTTTCTTTGGGACATCCCTGGAATATCGCAAA GGTTTCATGCAATTTGACCAGGAATGTTTCAAGAAATACGGGAAAGTCTGGGG GATTTATGATGGCAGACAACCCACGCTGGCTGTCACAGACCCCCAGATCATCAAATCTGTGCTGGTTAAAGATTGTTACACCACCTTCACCAACCGCAGG CGCACGGAACTGGCTGGGGTACTGACCAACGCCATCTCCTTAGCTGAAGATGACCATTGGAAAAGGCTCCGTACTGTTCTCTCCCCAACGTTCACCAGTGGGAAACTAAAGGAG ATGTTCCCTATAATGAAGCACTATGGGGAAGCTTTGGTGAAGAATGTTCAAAAGCAAGTGAAAGAGGACAGCTCAATATCTGTAAAGGA CACCTTTGGGAGCTACAGTATGGATGTGGTCACCAGCACTTCCTTTGGTGTGAACATTGACTCCATGAACAACCCCAAGGACCCCTTTGTCAGAGAGATGAAGAAACTGGTCAAGTTTGACTTTTTTAACCCAGTCTTCATCTTGTCAT ttgcTTTCCCATTCCTTATTCCTATCATGGCCAAGATGAATGTAAACATCTTCCCCAGTGACGCTGTAGATTTTTTCATGCGTTCCCTTACCAAAATTAAGCAGGATCGTGAAAAGGAGGCTCACAAG GGCAGGGTAGATTTCCTGCAGCTGATGATTGAACACCAGCGCTCAGCCAGCCAGGGCAACAGCGAAGCAAATAACTCATATAAAG CCCTGACCGACACAGATGTCCTGGCCCAGGCATTCATCTTCATCTTTGCTGGGTATGAACCCACCAGCAATACCTTAGGTTTCCTGGCCTATGAGCTGGCCATGCACCCTGATGTGCAGGAAAAGGTGCTGCAGGAGATCGACACAGTCCTGCCCAACAAG GCTCCTCTCACGTATGAAGCAATTATGAAACTGGAATATCTTGACATGACACTGAGTGAAACCCTCCGGATCTATCCCCTCGGGGGGCGGATTGAGAGAGCCTGCAAGAAAGACGTGGAGATAAATGGAGTGACCATTCCCAAAGGAGTCGTGGTCACAATCCCACCCTATGTCCTGCACCGTGACCCCGAGTACTGGCCCAACCCAGAAGAGTTCAGGCCTGAAAG GTTCAGTAAGGAAAACAAGGAGTCCATGGACCCATACACGTACCTGCCCTTTGGGGCTGGGCCCAGGAACTGCATTGGGATGAGGTTTGCTCTCCTGATTCTGAAAGTTGCCATcgtctccctgctgcagcatttcaccTTCCAGACCTGCAAAGAGACTCAG ATCCCAATCAAGCTGAGTTCAGTGGGGCTCCTAACACCAGAGAAGCCGATTATTCTCAAGATTGTGCCCCGGACCAGCACCGAGCCTGCCGAGAACTGA